One Poecilia reticulata strain Guanapo linkage group LG19, Guppy_female_1.0+MT, whole genome shotgun sequence genomic window carries:
- the insyn2a gene encoding protein FAM196A, translated as MVSKEGSKCMLTNSESDSEAPPLPSTSLALEYSLEASRQVRKRNKALQVRFKDICEAQNEQREAELQAAGKGGKPMSYKVAYRKYMTVPARRSIPNVTRSTGVQTSPDLKKRYQTFPFERKKGHTFKHVAAVETYKGHNNGFVMEAKQSKAAEQGLDEEEAGASSGRGVLRTRALLHTNECIATVEQHSAPDGLCSDALLLSCTADTDCLAGTSRGSGAGTQGEYQLCSVPSKAGTGLQHRESDVDRLAKRQLLNLEEGSSRTLPDRTSKVTGPIAWNSLTQVECLDSPSVQSKRKKGLQLNGLSSETLPRASRGCTTQVQCSTGQLSARPMRGMDEPPSGCTGSQADGAPSDQPQEACKQIVPVNQDGDVKAQLQAMENLISSSQETIKVLLGVIQELEKGEAHREGLSYRTGQDTANCDTCRNSACIIYSVELDFKLQEDKLQPLMKRLCPPMDSHFPPLPYPQEAFTSTPKRKSKAESKKHARWKLWFL; from the exons ATGGTGAGCAAGGAGGGTAGCAAATGCATGCTCACCAACTCAGAGTCCGACTCAGAGGCACCGCCTTTGCCCTCCACTTCCCTGGCATTGGAGTATTCCCTGGAAGCCAGTCGACAGGTGAGGAAGAGAAACAAAGCCCTGCAAGTGCGCTTCAAGGACATCTGCGAGGCACAGAACGAGCAAAGGGAGGCGGAGCTGCAGGCGGCGGGGAAAGGTGGCAAGCCAATGTCGTACAAAGTGGCGTACCGCAAGTACATGACTGTCCCTGCCCGCAGGTCCATCCCAAACGTCACCAGGAGCACTGGCGTCCAGACGTCCCCGGACCTAAAGAAACGTTACCAGACCTTTCCCTTTGAGCGCAAAAAAGGCCACACATTTAAACACGTGGCAGCAGTGGAAACGTATAAAGGTCACAATAACGGCTTTGTCATGGAGGCGAAGCAATCCAAAGCGGCTGAGCAGGGTTTAGACGAGGAGGAGGCGGGAGCGAGCAGTGGGAGAGGAGTCCTGAGGACCAGGGCTCTGCTCCATACTAATGAGTGCATTGCCACAGTGGAGCAGCACAGTGCACCTGATGGCCTGTGCTCCGACGCTCTGCTGCTCAGTTGCACTGCAGACACAGACTGCCTTGCGGGTACGTCGAGAGGAAGCGGAGCTGGAACACAAGGAGAGTACCAGCTTTGCAGCGTCCCGTCCAAAGCCGGAACTGGATTACAACACAGGGAGTCTGACGTAGACCGCCTGGCCAAGAGGCAGCTGCTCAATTTGGAGGAAGGCTCGTCCCGAACTCTCCCGGACAGAACCTCCAAGGTTACGGGCCCCATCGCCTGGAACTCTCTCACACAGGTGGAGTGCCTGGACAGTCCGTCTGTGCAGAGCAAGAGGAAGAAAGGCCTGCAGCTGAACGGACTGTCTAGCGAGACTCTACCGCGAGCCAGCAGGGGCTGTACAACGCAGGTGCAGTGCAGTACAGGGCAGCTTTCAGCCCGGCCTATGCGGGGCATGGATGAGCCTCCGTCAGGTTGTACGGGCAGTCAGGCTGATGGGGCTCCCTCCGACCAACCACAAGAAGCCTGCAAGCAAATAGTGCCTGTAAACCAGGACGGGGATGTAAAAGCACAGCTTCAAGCCATGGAAAACCTCATCAGTTCCAGTCAGGAGACCATCAAAGTCCTGCTGGGCGTCATCCAGGAACTGGAAAAGGGAGAGGCCCACAGAGAAGG aCTCTCCTATCGAACCGGACAGGACACGGCCAACTGTGACACATGCCGGAACAGCGCATGCATTATTTACAG CGTGGAACTGGACTTTAAGCTGCAGGAGGACAAACTACAGCCACTGATGAAAAGGCTTTGCCCTCCAATGGACTCCCACTTTCCTCCCCTGCCTTACCCCCAGGAGGCCTTCACCTCCACCCCAAAACGCAAGTCCAAAGCTGAATCCAAGAAGCACGCCCGCTGGAAACTTTGGTTCCTGTGA